A portion of the Corticium candelabrum chromosome 5, ooCorCand1.1, whole genome shotgun sequence genome contains these proteins:
- the LOC134179594 gene encoding G patch domain-containing protein 11-like: protein MPKRYRSFTVEYKISVVDGIEAMARAGHTTIIWIRQKAVSPSKLLAKLLVKLQLPKNAAGAVLQASRKLTPPSRTGIDEEHGQKIENTVLMYILTPNIKNYQIGFNILIALLCVGQGRTEPVPVEVKNNRQGVGTVRRPKHKLTLRAVSTVSAAKQARVETEERRDFRQRMSDKFALVGTLQDLAKSQRVCYQLDQAKGLSCVQSWFWPPECRPGADSDNEDEDDDQPDDFKLQLVTKHLRSTHFYCVWCGSGYKDTEEMISLCPGDTARDHDD, encoded by the exons ATGCCCAAGAGATATCGTAGCTTCactgttgaatacaagatcAGTGTTGTTGATGGCATCGAGGCAATGGCTCG AGCTGGGCACACTACAATTATCTGGATTAGACAAAAAGCAGTTTCTCCCAGTAAATTACTAGCCAAGCTCCTAGTGAAATTACAGCTACCCAAAAATGCAGCTGGGGCTGTGTTGCAGGCTTCACGCAAACTGACACCACCTAGTCGGACAG GCATTGACGAAGAGCACGgtcaaaaaattgaaaatactGTTCTTATGTATATT CTGACACctaatataaaaaattaccAAATTGGTTTCAATATATTGATAGCACTTCTATGTGTAGGTCAGGGTAGAACTGAACCTGTTCCAGTTGAAGTCAAGAACA ATAGGCAAGGTGTAGGCACTGTCAGACGGCCAAAGCATAAGCTCACTTTGCGTGCGGTATCGACTGTGTCAGCTGCCAAACAGGCACGTGTTGAGACAGAGGAAAGAAGGGACTTTCGTCAGAGAATGAGTGACAAGTTTGCACTCGTCGGAACGCTTCAAGATCTTGCCAAGAGTCAGAGAGTATGCTATCAGCTTGATCAAGCAAAA ggTTTAAGTTGTGTACAGTCTTGGTTTTGGCCCCCTGAGTGTAGGCCAGGTGCCGACTCGGACAATGAGGATGAGGATGATGATCAA CCAGATGACTTTAAACTACAGTTGGTTACGAAGCATCTGAGAAGTACTCATTTTtactgtgtgtggtgtggaaGTGGATATAAAG ATACAGAGGAGATGATTAGTTTATGCCCGGGAGACACAGCACGGGATCATGATGATTAG
- the LOC134180494 gene encoding G patch domain-containing protein 11-like: MADDDYMSDAFLAKTVRPGLVFSRITARKYDMQRKKIESDTETRKSPSLRAKEEERRNEGLSTEIGEGNKGFALLKKMGYLEGCGLGRDD, encoded by the exons ATGGCAGACGATGATTACATGTCAGACGCTTTTCTAGCCAAAACTGTACGACCGGGATTGGTTTTCAGTCGCATCACAGCTAGAAAATATGACATGCAACGCAAGAAGATTGAAAGTGACACCGAAACTAGAAAATCGCCATCTTTGAGGGCGAAGGAGGAGGAAAGAAGGAACGAGGGATTGTCTACAGAAATAGGAGAAGGCAACAAAGGATTTGCCTTGCTAAAGAAAATGGGATACTTAGAAGGATGCGGACTTGGAAGAGACG ACTAG
- the LOC134179593 gene encoding serine/threonine-protein phosphatase 6 regulatory ankyrin repeat subunit B-like — protein sequence METDFVYKRFLPDEINAVDNQGQTLLHRAIEREQEAVVQLLSNLPKSQIVWRVPYPGHKGNPRVDLDATIKDNCKRTPLYLSVATGNTRIVELVTKMTYNVDAPGPFNRTPLHLAVIKSMSEIVKFLVSQGASPLSRDKEGSTPIGVAAKIGSVIIVDILFKSSPAEELIASTSGTDSSSLLHLAAESDNIDTVVYLLSRLVDTRSRDLNGYTAAHIASRHGNVRTLRQLISTDRWLRDAINIDGFTLVHE from the exons ATGGAGACCGATTTCGTCTACAAACGTTTTCTTCCAGATGAGATCAATGCGGTGGACAACCAGGGTCAAACATTGTTGCATCGTGCAATCGAAAGAGAGCAAGAGGCTGTCGTCCAGCTATTGTCCAACTTGCCCAAGTCGCAAATCGTCTGGAGAGTTCCGTATCCTGGTCACAAAGGGAACCCCAGAGTGGACCTCGATGCTACTATTAAAGACAACTGCAAGAGGACACCACTCTATCTCTCTGTTGCTACAGGAAATACACGTATAGTTGAG ttgGTGACAAAGATGACTTACAACGTGGACGCACCGGGTCCTTTCAATAGAACTCCTCTTCACCTCGCTGTGATAAAATCCATGTCAGAAATTGTGAAATTCCTT GTAAGTCAAGGTGCCAGCCCTCTGAGCAGAGACAAAGAAGGCTCAACGCCCATCGGTGTGGCAGCTAAAATCGGATCTGTAATTATCGTCGACATTCTCTTCAAGAGCAGTCCCGCTGAAG agcTCATTGCAAGCACGTCAGGCACGGATAGCAGCAGTCTACTTCACTTGGCAGCAGAATCGGATAACATCGACACAGTTGTTTACTTACTGAGCAGGCTCGTCGACACTCGCAGCAGG GATTTGAATGGGTATACTGCTGCTCACATTGCAAGTCGGCATGGAAATGTTAGAACGTTGCGTCAACTGATCTCTACTGATCGTTGGCTCCGAGACGCTATCAATATTGACGGTTTTACGCTTGTACATGAGTGA
- the LOC134179802 gene encoding protein-serine O-palmitoleoyltransferase porcupine-like — MDSLRFFAHCFWSTTNQTLDFVLPLFALCLVVRSVCLLGAPPIVRHLASLVAGLAVIRVFVQEKLPYFVVLALVGYSTLLLAPTKRKGVFSSLLCVSFIMSCELVAFTGTEWHQIRGSIMIVAMKTISIGFDLDECRLNEIPGIVAFSGFVLSPANSVFGPFVQYRMHLNLLDDRPLSRAWFYRLVRCLALAAFALSFSMCFWPWVFQRNSHKWLLAFTTAASFRYSHYFVSYLSEATSVMCGIGFVDTESGGHWGGVTVARMEEVEMPRSLVEVVTSWNMASHLFLKSYVYKPSRSLGIFPAIVITYLASALLHGLNFQLSAVLLSIGFYAYIENVVRNKLAKKLNASVVARRLVSRDDLKYKETVWWVTIINMLFSALAVFHLAYLGAPFDLDSAELQEQGYSMQHTVGRWRDLSFASHWVALATLLAGKVI; from the coding sequence ATGGACAGTCTCCGTTTCTTTGCTCATTGCTTTTGGTCAACAACGAATCAAACGTTGGACTTCGTCCTTCCTCTATTTGCTTTATGTCTCGTGGTCCGCTCGGTGTGTTTGCTCGGAGCTCCACCGATCGTCCGACACTTGGCGTCGTTGGTAGCCGGTCTGGCGGTCATCCGGGTGTTCGTGCAAGAGAAATTGCCTTACTTTGTTGTTCTCGCTCTTGTTGGATATTCCACTTTATTACTGGCACCGACAAAAAGGAAGGGCGTCTTTTCGTCTCTGCTCTGCGTGAGCTTCATCATGAGTTGCGAGCTGGTCGCGTTCACTGGAACAGAATGGCACCAGATCCGGGGATCTATCATGATCGTTGCCATGAAAACCATCTCCATTGGATTCGATCTGGATGAGTGCCGACTCAACGAAATTCCGGGAATTGTTGCGTTTTCCGGTTTCGTACTTTCTCCTGCAAATTCCGTCTTTGGACCATTTGTACAATACCGAATGCATCTGAACTTACTGGATGATAGACCACTAAGTAGGGCTTGGTTTTACCGCCTAGTCCGATGTCTTGCTCTTGCTGCATTTGCTCTGTCATTTTCAATGTGTTTTTGGCCGTGGGTATTCCAACGTAATAGCCACAAGTGGCTTCTTGCATTCACGACAGCCGCGTCCTTCCGATACAGTCACTACTTTGTAAGCTATTTGTCTGAGGCTACATCGGTGATGTGTGGAATCGGTTTTGTGGATACTGAATCTGGGGGTCACTGGGGTGGGGTGACCGTCGCTCGTATGGAGGAGGTTGAGATGCCAAGGTCTCTTGTTGAAGTAGTGACAAGTTGGAATATGGCCAGCCACTTGTTTCTCAAGTCGTATGTGTATAAACCATCGAGGAGCCTTGGCATTTTCCCTGCTATTGTGATCACGTATCTTGCTAGTGCTCTACTTCACGGTCTAAACTTTCAACTGTCTGCTGTTCTATTGTCCATTGGATTCTATGCATACATCGAAAATGTCGTACGAAATAAATTAGCCAAGAAATTGAATGCATCTGTTGTGGCTCGACGTTTGGTTAGTCGTGATGATTTAAAGTATAAAGAAACTGTTTGGTGGGTAACAATCATCAATATGCTCTTCTCCGCTTTGGCTGTTTTTCATTTGGCATACTTGGGTGCACCGTTTGACTTGGACAGTGCAGAACTTCAGGAGCAAGGATACTCGATGCAGCATACTGTTGGACGGTGGCGTGATCTCAGTTTTGCCAGCCACTGGGTGGCATTGGCTACTCTTCTTGCTGGAAAGGTTATCTAG
- the LOC134179800 gene encoding unconventional myosin heavy chain 6-like — protein sequence MLSIFDRPRLIAEGAKPSDGVPDMTVISDIDVHGINTNLKVRYKHDRIYTYTGTILVAVNPYKDLGIYEQEQIEAYSGRKMAEVPPHVFATAEAAYYNLQNTTKNQSCVISGESGAGKTETTKFILQYLCAVTSSETKWVQQQIVEANTVLEAFGNAKTIRNDNSSRFGKFIQVCFDNRFSICGCIIQDYLLEMSRITFQAKDERNYHVFYQLVAGAMKNPELKAKWHLTFEYINQSGCYTLDGVDDVEMFDSLRRALIVLNVADDISDGMFSVVAAVLWIGNFQFEGIDDGEASQLTSKDYAIAEKVADLLRIKLNDVKKVATHRQILVRGQITEIPLKLHEARENRHAMAKALYSRTFAWLVGQINSCTNPGKERSRFIGVLDIFGFENFQINSFEQLCINYTNEKLHKFFNHYVFSLEQQIYADEDINFSHISFTDNTVCLQLIEKPPKCILKMLDDECRFPKGTDTSYIEKQNAALKAHPNYVMADDKRLWLVQFGVEHYAGPVMYNVYNFLDKNKDVQQDQLFDFMRKSKDPFVKDVTNYQDVLSRSLDMARQQSNVLNKPSTKSSTKGKPTVGDTFRQQLIALVDVLAKTNPWYVRCLKPNHNKAADDYDDDLIITQLRYSGMLDIIRIRREGFPVHVPAATFLDKYRCLAAKDPKPLPKDDKQAVAYILRSLKLPETEWQIGKTKVFLRNTVFDPLEEKRKILLHDTIVCIQKYWRRALYRRKFIAMRAASIKIQAFIRCQIHRIRFVRKRRAAIVIQSYLRGMFAREFVAELRRKRQREEEERRRRMKAEEDRRKQLAIEEQRKQETLRQTKAVEDSFEAAQRELYSLARMAEIKSRKTKKATGEVDLDAMFEFLREKPQPDGAHELAFVGQIQTELDAMFRESQPKADGSRTMRRKRRIQKKLLGLAEEEDKKEEAFNAQDYSMVAFAEKWFNDHPKDSGGLGTLTLRKRSKSGLKGDTMPKDEMVRYTKNPSLATSLIHMHDPENVNLACSIFKDLCKFLRGDLKPDQINLTIQSIIAYGLERTELRDEIYCQIIRQLTGNPKLEQVVRGWHLLCLCVVAFPPNKPLSKFLQAFIQRHFEDPNVDRYAVWCLNTLRITKATQRKMPPSSMEIACVRNLNNLICRFYFLDGKAKAIGVDPSATGADVVRVLADKIELQNVDGWALYEVNPERERYIRGVEYIADLLAVWERDKRSSIQMTKYTTVSKKGHTTAMGAGDSKFVFRKRLFRNPKEIPQDPIEYHMIYAQAVHSVVRVDEFPVDERVALQLAGFQCQVTWGDYDPQSDTRYSDIFTYLPERVIQGRDYSVADWSRAIAAAHKEYGSGKSSIQAKVWYLTSVKNFQLYGSTFFFVIYKGFWSYPNNLILALDHAGFRFVHVRTKAIMAEFPYSRLESVAVDVLEQAVTLNMKTKSPEEQKYYTFQTAHKDDIAALIASYSPQHSNFLRVGDLRLRRGRITEEERMKAWNDVRFARKNLADHNLLRRPADSSGGFLTTTLRRYNKAKLERLQKEKEGKDFEKVFKQNYWSYSKSRLSQPLSVIVGDELEDLACRMFSSLQIYAGITSSGGFETDDPMHVGMIQMVISKCLEKEVLCNEFYLQLIKQTTDQPDPNSRINIQNWRIMAFTCGVVVPRSKHLVAYLMAHLRRCSLDTMSEEGQWAQYCIQAVQRTQMNKNRKYPPSRQEVLCVMNKRPIHARFHFMDGQFRALEFDPSATTEEVVEMVKDRIGLRSDASGFSLFEVFGQLERNMLPQEKVADAIFKWEKYAKSTNSHKSLKLTFKKRLFLKPYTNPTDRVEFDLVFHQAIDDVMNDRFPVSYEEAVYLAALRAHVELGEYHEHQTCDYTSIVTRCLPKHMQQSVEPVKIAQKHRDLIGRSKDECNHAYMEFVRQWSLYGSTLFEVLQSYTSTLPKNLWLAIDQDGIHILKRREKEALVSYTYRSIVNYSPSLKNLMIVTESLTKGTKFVFNTSQASQIAHLIRDYTHIIVEKQRRASQHSQSGLVPPTQ from the exons ATGCTCTCAATATTCGATCGACCTCGATTGATCGCCGAAG GCGCCAAACCGTCGGATGGCGTGCCCGACATGACCGTGATCAGCGACATCGACGTTCACGGCATCaacacaaacttgaaagttCGCTACAAGCACGACCGCATATAT ACTTACACGGGCACCATTCTCGTTGCAGTCAATCCGTATAAGGATCTTGGAATCTACGAGCAG GAACAAATCGAGGCATATTCTGGAAGGAAAATGGCTGAAGTTCCACCCCATGTCTTTGCCACTGCTGAAGCGGCCTATTACAATCTCCAAAACACGACCAAGAACCAATCTTGCGTTATCAGCGGAGAGAGTGGAGCAGGAAAG ACGGAGACGACCAAGTTCATTTTGCAGTATCTTTGTGCGGTGACAAGTAGCGAAACGAAATGGGTTCAGCAACAGATCGTGGAAGCCAACACAGTCTTGGAAGCTTTTG GTAATGCAAAGACTATCCGTAATGACAACTCGAGTCgatttggaaagtttattcaAGTCTGCTTCGACAATCGATTTAGCATTTGTGGATGCATCATTCAGGATTATCTACTGGAAATGTCTCGAATCACGTTTCAAGCCAAGGACGAACGAAACTACCATGTCTTCTATCAGTTGGTTGCTGGAGCAATGAAAAATCCTGAATTAAAAGCAAAGTGGCATCTTACGTTTGAGTATATCAACCAGAGTGGATGCTATACCCTCGATGGTGTAGACGATGTCGAAATGTTTGACAGTCTGCGTCGAGCTCTTATTGTCCTCAATGTTGCCGATGATATTTCCGATGGCATGTTTAGTGTCGTTGCAGCTGTCCTGTGGATAGGAAATTTTCAGTTTGAAGGGATAGACGATGGCGAGGCATCTCAGCTTACATCAAAAGACTATGCAATTGCAGAAAAGGTTGCAGACCTGCTTCGAATCAAGCTTAATGATGTGAAAAAGGTtgcgacacacagacaaattcTAGTGAGGGGACAAATTACAGAAATTCCCTTAAAGTTACACGAA GCAAGAGAGAATCGACATGCCATGGCCAAAGCCCTGTATTCTCGAACATTTGCCTGGCTAGTTGGTCAAATCAACAGCTGTACCAATCCTGGAAAGGAGAGAAGTCGCTTCATTGGAGTTCTTGATATATTTGGTTTTGAGAACTTCCAG ATCAACAGCTTTGAGCAGCTCTGTATCAACTACACAAATGAAAAGTTACACAAGTTCTTCAACCACTATGTGTTCTCACTTGAGCAACAAATT TATGCTGATGAAGACATCAATTTTTCCCATATCAGTTTCACTGACAACACTGTATGCCTGCAGCTAATTGAAAAG cCACCCAAGTGTATCCTCAAGATGTTAGATGATGAATGCCGGTTTCCAAAG ggAACAGATACGTCGTATATTGAGAAGCAGAATGCAGCTCTCAAGGCCCATCCCAACTATGTAATGGCAGATGATAAGCGTCTCTGGCTTGTCCAGTTTGGAGTTGAACACTACGCAGGACCAGTCATGTATAATGTATACAACTTTCTTGACAAGAACAAGGATGTTCAGCAAGATCAACTCTTTGACTTCATGAGAAAATCAAAGGATCCATTTGTGAAGGACGTAACAAACTATCAA GATGTTTTGTCACGAAGTCTTGACATGGCCAGGCAACAATCAAATGTCCTTAACAAACCAAGCACCAAGTCAAGCACCAAG GGAAAGCCAACAGTTGGTGACACATTCCGGCAGCAGCTAATTGCTCTTGTGGATGTGTTGGCAAAAACCAATCCTTGGTATGTTCGATGTTTGAAGCCCAATCACAACAAAGCAGCAGATGACTATGATGATGACTTGATCATCACTCAACTTCGATATTCAGGAATGCTGGATATTATCAGGATCAGAAGAGAG GGGTTTCCTGTTCATGTACCAGCTGCAACATTTCTTGACAAATACAGATGCCTTGCAGCTAAGGACCCCAAGCCGTTGCCAAAAGATGATAAGCAGGCCGTGGCCTACATTCTTCGCTCACTGAAACTGCCAGAAACCGAGTGGCAAATTGGCAAAACGAAAGTGTTTCTGAGAAACACGGTGTTTGATCCGCTGGAGGAGAAAAGAAAGATTCTCCTGCATGATACAATTGTCTGTATACAGAAATACTGGAGACGAGCTCTCTATAGAAGAA AGTTCATTGCCATGAGAGCTGCATCAATCAAAATTCAAGCTTTCATTCGCTGTCAGATTCACAGGATTAGATTTGTTCGAAAACGAAGGGCAGCCATAGTTATTCAG TCGTATCTGCGTGGAATGTTTGCTCGTGAGTTTGTGGCTGAGCTGAGAAGGAaaagacaacgagaagaagaagaacgaCGGAGGAGAATGAAAGCAGAAGAAGACAGGCGAAAACAGTTGGCAATAGAGGAACAACGAAAACAAGAAACATTGCGTCAGACAAAGGCAGTAGAAGACTCGTTTGA AGCTGCACAACGTGAGTTGTATTCATTGGCTCGTATGGCTGAGATAAAATCAAGGAAAACTAAGAAAGCTACTGGTGAGGTTGATCTTGATGCTATGTTTGAATTCTTGCGAGAAAAGCCGCAGCCAGATGGAGCACATGAGCTGGCTTTCGTTGGCCAGATTCAAACTGAGTTGGATGCTATGTTTCGAGAGTCTCAACCAAAAGCAGACGGAAGCCGAACAATGAGACGCAAACGACGTATACAAAAGAAACTATTAGGTCTAGCAGAAGAGGAAGACAAGAAGGAAGAGGCATTCAATGCACAAGACTACAGCATGGTTGCCTTTGCTGAGAAATGGTTCAATGACCATCCAAAAGATTCGGGAGGACTGGGGACGTTAACACTACGCAAGAGATCCAAGTCTGGTCTAAAAGGG gATACGATGCCTAAAGATGAGATGGTTCGATACACCAAAAACCCAAGTCTAGCCACATCTCTGATCCACATGCATGACCCTGAAAACGTCAACTTAGCTTGTAGCATTTTCaag GATCTCTGTAAATTCTTGCGTGGAGATTTGAAACCTGACCAGATCAATTTGACTATCCAAAGTATCATTGCCTATGGCCTAGAACGGACTGAATTACGTGACGAAATTTATTGTCAAATCATACGGCAACTGACTGGCAACCCGAAATTGGAGCAAGTAGTGAGAGGATGGCATCTTCTGTGCCTATGTGTAGTTGCCTTCCCACCTAACAAACCACTCAGTAAG TTTTTGCAAGCTTTCATTCAACGTCACTTTGAAGATCCTAATGTGGATCGGTACGCTGTCTGGTGCTTGAACACACTAAGAATTACAAAAGCAACACAGCGTAAGATGCCTCCATCAAGCATGGAGATTGCG TGCGTTCGGAATTTGAACAACCTTATCTGTCGATTCTACTTCCTTGATGGAAAAGCCAAAGCAATCGGAGTAGACCCTTCAGCTACGGGTGCAGATGTTGTCAGAGTTCTTGCTGATAAGATAGAGCTGCAAAATGTTGATGGATGGGCCCTGTATGAG GTGAATCCTGAGCGAGAAAGGTATATTCGCGGTGTTGAGTACATTGCTGATCTACTCGCTGTATGGGAAAG GGATAAACGTTCTTCAATTCAAATGACAAAGTACACGACTGTTTCAAAGAAGGGCCATACTACTGCTATGGGTGCTGGAGACAGCAAGTTTGTCTTCCGCAAACGCCTGTTTCGAAATCCTAAAGAAATTCCTCAAGATCCCATAGAGTATCATATGATCTATGCTCAGGCTGTCCACAGTGTTGTGAGG GTTGACGAGTTCCCAGTAGATGAACGTGTTGCTCTCCAGCTGGCTGGATTTCAATGCCAGGTTACCTGGGGAGACTATGATCCACAAAGTGATACCAG GTACAGCGACATATTCACATATCTGCCAGAGAGAGTAATTCAAGGACGGGACTACTCAGTGGCTGATTGGAGCAGAGCTATTGCTGCAGCACACAAG GAGTATGGGAGTGGAAAATCAAGCATTCAAGCAAAAGTTTGGTACCTTACTTCTGTGAAAAACTTTCAACTGTATGGATCCACATTCTTCTTCGTCATCTACAAGGGTTTCTGGTCATACCCTAACAATCTCATCTTGGCACTTGACCATGCAGGTTTCAGGTTTGTCCATGTCAGAACAAAAGCCATCATGGCAGAGTTTCCATACTCCCGCCTCGAGTCAGTTGCTGTCGACGTACTAGAGCAAGCTGTCACCCTAAACATGAAAACCAAATCTCCTGAAGAGCAGAAATATTACACATTCCAGACAGCTCATAAAGATGACATTGCTGCACTCATTGCTAGCTATTCACCACAACACAGCAATTTCCTTCGAGTTGGTGACCTGCGCCTTCGAAGA GGGAGAATAACGGAGGAAGAGCGAATGAAAGCATGGAATGATGTCAGATTTGCCAGAAAGAATTTGGCTGATCACAACTTGCTAAGACGGCCAGCAGATAGCAGTGGTGGATTTCTCACAACAACGCTAAGAAG GTATAACAAAGCAAAACTGGAAAGACtccagaaagagaaagaaggaaAAGACTTTGAGAAGGTGTTCAAACAGAACTACTGGTCATACTCAAAGAGCCGTCTATCTCAGCCTCTCTCCGTGATTGTTGGAGACGAGCTAGAAGATTTAGCATGCAGAATGTTCTCATCTCTTCAGATCTATGCAGGCATTACCAGCTCAGGTGGATTCGAAACGGATGATCCAATGCATGTTGGAATGATTCAGATGGTCATTTCAAAATGTTTGGAGAAAGAAGTCCTTTGCAATGAATTTTACTTACAGCTgatcaaacagacaacagaccaacCTG ACCCAAACAGCAGAATCAACATTCAAAACTGGCGCATTATGGCATTTACGTGTGGGGTCGTTGTACCACGGAGCAAG CATCTTGTGGCTTATTTGATGGCACATCTACGACGCTGCAGTCTTGATACAATGAGTGAAGAGGGTCAATGGGCACAATACTGTATCCAG GCTGTCCAACGGACTCAGATGAACAAGAACAGAAAGTATCCACCATCACGTCAAGAAGTTTTATGTGTCATGAACAA GCGCCCAATTCATGCTCGTTTCCATTTCATGGATGGTCAGTTTAGAGCATTAGAGTTTGATCCATCAGCAACAACAGAAGAG GTTGTAGAGATGGTAAAAGACCGCATTGGCCTTCGATCTGATGCAAGCGGATTTTCCTTGTTTGAAGTCTTTGGTCAATTGG AGAGAAATATGCTACCGCAGGAGAAGGTCGCTGATGCCATCTTTAAATGGGAGAAATATGCGAAGAGCACCAACTCACACAAATCTCTCAAACTCACATTCAAG AAACGGCTATTCCTTAAACCTTATACCAACCCTACTGATCGAGTAGAATTTGACTTAGTTTTCCATCAAGCCATTGATGATGTGATGAACGATCGATTCCCAGTCTCTTACGAGGAAGCA GTGTACTTGGCAGCCTTGCGAGCACACGTGGAGCTTGGAGAATATCATGAACACCAGACATGTGATTACACTTCTATTGTGACCCGATGTCTCCCAAAACACATGCAGCAGAGTGTCGAACCAGTCAAAATTGCTCAGAAGCACAGAGACTTGATTGGACGAAGCAAAGATGAGTGCAACCACGCCTATATGGAATTTGTCCGTCAATGGTCTCTATATGGATCTACTCTGTTTGAAGTGCTG CAATCATACACATCAACTCTTCCAAAGAATCTATGGTTGGCCATTGATCAAGATGGTATTCATATACTGAAACGGAGGGAAAAG GAGGCTCTGGTTTCATACACATATCGAAGCATAGTAAACTATAG TCCTTCCTTGAAGAATCTCATGATTGTAACAGAAAGTTTGACCAAAGGAACAAAGTTTGTGTTCAACACGAGCCAG GCCTCTCAGATTGCTCATCTGATACGAGATTACACTCATATTATCGTTGAAAAACAACGTCGAGCTAGTCAACATAGCCAGAGTGGGCTTGTCCCCCCTACCCAGTAG
- the LOC134179803 gene encoding uncharacterized protein LOC134179803: MIGRGSDSDYPRYYHELDLGPHPALFAATISNPNDNCTEIQDYYLQCNTLGMAWEAHQGNTLLNKDGWWAVMIISFDFLASVPAQSDSLRQSHHEIRSNRGTYLATTWRANFYRVDSPKDSGRLEYSSWQPTDMVPPCFHVPSKFGVLNITN, translated from the exons ATGATTGGTCGTGGCTCGGATTCG GACTACCCTCGCTACTATCATGAGTTGGATTTAGGACCACACCCTGCTCTATTTGCAGCCACAATCAGCAATCCTAATGACAACTGTACAGAAATACAAGATTATTATCTTCAATGCAATACATTGGGCATGGCTTGGGAG GCTCATCAAGGCAATACATTGCTGAACAAAGATGGCTGGTGGGCAGTAATGATAATCTCGTTTGACTTTCTCGCTAGTGTTCCTGCACAAAGTGATTCATTAAGACAAAGCCATCATGAGATTCGATCAAACCGAGGTACATACTTAGCCACAACCTGGAGAGCAAATTTCTACAGAGTCGACAGTCCTAAG GACTCTGGTAGACTTGAATACAGTTCTTGGCAGCCTACAGACATGGTTCCCCCCTGCTTTCATGTACCGTCAAAGTTTGGAGTCCTGAACATCACCAATTAA